A single Triticum dicoccoides isolate Atlit2015 ecotype Zavitan chromosome 2A, WEW_v2.0, whole genome shotgun sequence DNA region contains:
- the LOC119351929 gene encoding flavonoid O-methyltransferase-like protein Os11g0303600 gives MATTSSAELLQAEAELVRHSLGYLKSMALHSAVKLGIPDALHRCGGAASLPDLSSTLALPCSKRPYLSRLMKMLAVEGIFTAVAVDVDVPTASGGEGSVRYGLNPVSRLLVSGSGACLSPCVLMGTSPLFLEASLRLHQWFQRDGQGDQPAFAMAHGESPYGAAGYDTEFNALVNEAMGSDSRHMAELVVRECGEVFTGVTSLVGVGGGNGTMATAIAKAFPHVKCSVLDLPHVVQGVVSTHESVEFAAGDMMEYVPPADAVLLKCVLHNWSDEDCVKILTKCREAIAQGAKAGKVIIIDAVVGSPSHSQQVLQAQVLMDMQMMMLFMSKEREELSWQKIFMEAGFSHYKIQPVLGMRSIIQLYP, from the exons ATGGCCACCACCTCAAGCGCGGAGCTTCTGCAAGCTGAGGCAGAGCTCGTGCGCCACTCCTTAGGCTACCTCAAGTCCATGGCGTTGCACAGCGCGGTAAAGCTCGGAATCCCCGACGCTCTCCACCGCTGCGGCGGCGCGGCCTCCTTGCCCGACCTGTCCTCCACCCTCGCCCTCCCTTGCAGCAAACGACCGTACCTGTCCCGGCTCATGAAGATGCTAGCCGTGGAAGGAATCTTCACGGCCGTGGCTGTGGATGTGGACGTTCCTACCGCCAGCGGCGGCGAGGGCAGCGTCCGGTACGGCCTCAACCCGGTGTCTCGCCTTCTTGTCAGCGGCAGCGGCGCGTGCCTGTCGCCGTGCGTGCTCATGGGCACCTCGCCGCTGTTCCTGGAGGCCTCCCTCCGGCTGCACCAGTGGTTCCAGAGGGACGGCCAGGGTGATCAGCCGGCGTTCGCCATGGCGCACGGCGAGAGCCCCTACGGCGCGGCCGGCTATGACACGGAGTTCAACGCGCTGGTGAACGAGGCGATGGGGTCCGACAGCCGACACATGGCGGAGCTCGTCGTCCGCGAGTGCGGCGAGGTGTTCACGGGCGTGACGTCGCTGGTCGGCGTCGGCGGCGGGAACGGCACCATGGCGACGGCCATCGCCAAGGCCTTCCCGCATGTCAAGTGTTCGGTGCTGGACCTCCCGCATGTTGTACAAGGCGTCGTCTCGACACATGAGTCGGTTGAGTTTGCTGCCGGCGACATGATGGAATACGTTCCACCAGCTGATGCAGTTCTGCTTAAG TGTGTGCTACACAACTGGAGCGACGAGGATTGCGTGAAGATCCTGACAAAATGCAGAGAGGCCATTGCCCAAGGAGCGAAAGCAGGGAAGGTGATAATCATCGATGCTGTTGTTGGATCTCCTTCACACTCACagcaagtacttcaagctcaagtCTTGATGGATATGCAAATGATGATGCTATTCATGAGCAAAGAACGTGAGGAACTCAGCTGGCAAAAGATATTCATGGAAGCAGGGTTTAGTCATTACAAAATACAGCCCGTCCTAGGGATGCGATCCATCATCCAACTCTACCCATAG